The nucleotide sequence AGAAGCTTATTACTTTAACACAAGTGTTTTCATGGTCTCTTCCTTCATTGACTTGAGACTTACAACTTAGGTCTGCTCTTTTTATTTAACGCTATCCCAAACAAAAGCAATGTTACAGTTATGATCAGGAAGGAAGCAGGGGCATTTGAAGTGTAGTGGCATTTCTGCAGGGTCCTTGCCTGGGACCACTCCACAGGCTTCTCTGGGTTACAGAGGAAAGGGGGCTTCTTGGTGGGTGCAGATGGTAGACCTTAACTTGTGTCTCTCTAGGCCAGAGTCCTGGTCCTGGCTTATCTGGGCTGTGTGAAAACCTGTCTCCAAGAGGACTCTGCAAATCTCTATAGAAATAGCACAAGAAGGCAGGGCTGGTGTACCTCCAACCAGGTCCCCAGAGGAGTATGATCGAGGGATTGAAGGATCTCTTTAACGACCAAATTTTCCTGAAATCCCTTCTTAGGCCTGCCTTCTCCAAGATTCTGTACCAACCAGGCTggaaattttctgaaagaaatgCCTGGGACCTCTCCATTGTCCTTCCAGCCCAGGACCAGGTGAAAGAACTTTATAATGGTCAAAGAAATCCTCATCTAAAACAATTGCTGTCTGCTATTGCCCCAGCCTCTGGGCTGCATTGTCACCTCTGAACATGAAACCACCGGGGGCAGCCTGGGTCCATAACGAGccacttcctcctagaaaaaacgGGTCACTTGTGCAAAGACCCTCTTCCAGAGCCACATGCCCACCTCCTGGCCCCCCAGGGGCTTTCCTCTCATGGTCTCCACTGTGCTATCAATTCTCTGAAGAGATGCTACTGGGCTGAAaatgggtgggaggaggggggtggAAGTTGCTAGCATTTGGGGGAGTTGACCAGGGCCTCTGGAGACCAAGTCCTTCAAATTCAACACCTACCATGGTACCAAGACCACTATATGTGTTCAGTAATATTTAAATAATGGTTGCATGAAACTGAAGTAACAAGAAACCCACAGCAGAAGAAAAGTTCTAGGGAAGGAGTGTGTGTGAGTATGCGTGGCGGAGGGGCTATTCTGTGACCAGGTTGGGTCTGGAGCCCTTGGCACTGCCCAGTACTTCTTTGGGCCCCTAGAATGTCTTATTCTGCATACAGAAGCCTTGGAGGTCGAAGTGACTTCCCCACTTGGAGGGAAGTGACCAGGCTGAGGATGGGGGTATGTGTTTGGACTACGTGTGGGGGCTAGGAGAGGCGTCACATAATTCATAGGCCGAGCAAGGCAGCACAAAGGCTGTGGGTTTCATTCCCAGCCCTCAACTTATAAGATCCCTCCAGAGGCAGATACCGAGCCCAACCTGGCGGCCTTGCTGAACCCTATCACTCTCAGGAGCAGAAGGCCAGTCCTGGCAGTTTGCTACCCAGGGCCATTCACATTGTTTTACACAGGTAATCcatgttcattatagaaaaatgCTACATCACTCTTTATTGGACAGTACCAGTGCCAGACCCCTTCTCTTCAGGTACAGGGGCATGTGGGCAAGGGGCTCCGTCCCCCGGCCAGGATGCAGTGGAAACCCACTACCACTCTCCTAGGGCCAGCACCCTCCTCGGTGCCTGGGGCTGCTTGCTCAGGTCTCTTCAAACTCCTGTTCACAGAAGCCTACACTGAGGGGCTGGGCCTGGACACCACGCCTGCAAGAGAACatgaggaaacaggctgagaTGAGCAACTCAGAGGGGTCAGGCTTAAGCGCCAACAACACCTTCTCCACCACAACCAACAGTCTCCCTTCCCCATTTCAGTGGATCTCACACGGCCACTATACACCAAAATTATACTATACTCGGGGCTCTCACTTCCAGAGATTCTTGCTTGGGGTGGGGCCACATGTTGGCAAGAATTTGCATTCTAAACAGGCGCCCCTGGTGATTTTGATAAAGGGACAACCAGGAACTTTGGGGAGCACCTCCCTTTTACTAACCTGCCTGTCTCTGTACCCCAGCCCCAAGTAACTCAGTCTCTTTTTTAAGAGGTAGATGCCTGAGAGGTGCCCAGTGCTCTTGGCACACTGAGCCGCCCTTTAATGGCTCTAAAATGCTGTAAATGCAGTGGCAGTGGGGGACTGAGACACTGTCCGGTCCAAGCACAGGGTGTGGGCATGAAATCCTGTCCTTCGGTCCCAGCCTAAGTTCCAGGATCTGACCAATCTCCTTGGGCACCTCTAGGCATGCCTCCTTTATTATCCAAATAAGCCATGTGCTTAGAGATGGTAAGGAACTAGCTCAGAGTTACCTAGTGAATTACAGACAGTTGAGGCTTAGACCCCACCAAGCTAGGCTCTCAGCCTGGGACTCTGCCTGCATTAGCCTGTGTCCCCCAGGTCCTCAAGACCTAGTCAATGAATGAATCAGAGAAATGACCATCGTACGCAGGCCCAGCCCCAACAGGGGCACAGGTGTCACGAGAGCCCATGAAAGCATGGCCTTggctaagagcacagactctcaATTTGGCCTGGAGCAAATCCTCGTTCTGAgcgactttggacaagttacttaacttctctgtgcctcagttgcctatctctaaaatggggataaaactgTATCTACCTTATGAGGTTGTGATGAAGATTCAATGAAATGATGCCTGTAAAGAGCTGAGCACAGTGCTTGCCACAAAGTAAGCCTtcgtaagtgttagctattattagtaTTCTTTTCCTGTCAGTGAGGGGTCCCAAGCCCCTGACCTGCCCACCCGCCTTGGGAAGGCCCCATGGCCTCTTACCTCAGCAGCACACAGCGGAAGTCTGCCAAACGTTTAAAGGCAAAGTCCAGGTTAGTCATCAACCTGCTGCTCCACAGCCTCTCGGCAACAGCCCCTGCTCTGGGCCTGGAGGAAAGGGGGCGTGCACCAGGTTGGGCCCTGTATTCCCTGCAAAGGTGCTGGACACCCACAGGCTACTGCTTCTTGTTTAGGTGTCTGGGACGAGCTCAGGGCTAAGGGATGTGATCAACACCTTCCTCAGAGCGACAGCCAGACTGGAGGGCTCCCAGGGACTTCTAGGGCTCAGCTCCATCTTCATTAAAATGTGGAGAGTGATCccactctcctcctctcccaaAGACACGGAGACCAGAGTAAGTCTTACAGGCATCCTGAACTGTTACTGACAGCAGCAGGCGTTCTCAGAACGTAAACTCTACACAcccactgggctgccaaggaaaCAGCGTAGGGAAGTCTTATTATAGGATTCACGGACTTCAGTCATCCATGCTCTCCAGGCCTCATTATCTTTATCTGTGGGGATAACAATCTCTATCCTACATACCTACATAAATGGGTTATCCTACATACCTAATGGGAAGTATATGGAAGTCAGGTGGGAAGTGAACACTCCACACAAACAGAAGGATCACGGCAACGCCCCTTCTCTCTCAGGCCTGACAGGAGAATACAGTCTGGGGGTGACTGGATGGGATTGAGTCTGTAAGGGAGAACCCACACCCTCTATGTCCTCAGAAAACCCTTACCAGAGCCTGGGGACCAGGTTTGTGCTGTCCACATACTCTCCCCACATACAGGCCTCTCCACCAATCACCAGAGCCTTCTGCTCAGGGGTACCTGAGGGAAAACAAGCAACAACAGGGTGCTGGTTGTGGGGGGTAACTCTAGGGGTAACCCTCAAACACCATCCGGATGTGGCCCTCTCCTCAGATAGGTTATTTCACCTCCTAACCGGAAATGTGTAGTCCagaccctcctgcctcctgccctgtgccccagcccagcctcctctGGTCAGCAAGGAGAGCTCCCTGCTGTTACCTTCAAACGCCTGGGGCTCCACCATGTAGACCTCCTCCCAGTCAGGGCCATAAGTGATGTGGTTCAGGTACCAGGGGGCAGAGAGCAGGGCCCGGAAGCTGGCGTTGGTGACCAGTTCCAGCTCCTTCATATAGTTTACTGGTACCTCTTCTCGCCATACCTGGATGATGGTGTCCGGCCGAACCTGTCACAAAAGGTCAAATGGCAGTAATGGCATGTAGCTGAGGAGATTTCTGGGCCACATTCTTACGCAGGCAACACAGGCCAAGGGGTGTGTGCCCCATCTGCTTCCCAGCCACAACATATTTCTTTGTGACTCCTAACCATTGAGCTCCTAGCCCAGTGCAGAGGTCAAGGATTGCATAGGCCCTAGGAGAACTCCCTGCTGCTTCCTCCCCCAGTCCTTCTGCAGCCTCCCTGTCCATACTGAGACAGTAATACTGGCTGTGAGCTAAGAGAGGCAAGCAGTGGGGCCCAGGAGACTCATCAGGAGCTACCATGTCCAAGAGTCTCCCAGCGTTTCTGAGGGTGGGACAAGGTTCCTTCAGAACCCCTGCATGTGGAAGGAGGCTGAGATCTTATTGATCAACAATGAAGGACAAGGTAGCCCTGGTCCTACAGACCTGGAAGACTCCTATAGACCTAGTCTAAGACTCGAGAAGGAAAACCCAACCCATCATGCCAGTCTCAAGAATCCCAAGTAACCTAGCTGCAGAAATAACTCTTGTACAGTTTGTAGTGAGGGAAGATAGACAAGGGCTCTAACACCTACATCCAGGGCTCGGACCTCGGCAACCTTTCtagaagggaaaggagagatgGGCCTCAGTGCTCTGAACATTAAAAGCTAACTGAAACCAGGAGGATCAGTCTGTGTGGAGGCAGGGAAGGGCTGGGAGACCAGAGGGAGGCACCATGCGtggctccttctctctctgccccggcTCACCTTTACTTTATTATCAAACACCTCCTGCCACACCACGTAGCCCTTGCCATAGGCAGAGACAATGTCCAGCAGCCTGGAGAGTAAAGAAAGTGCCTGTTCAGTTCACATAGGCTCTAGGCTGTTGGTGCCAGAGCTCTAGGGGTTGAACCCGGCTAGACGCCCATTCCTGATTGAGCAGTGTCTTCCCCAGTTGGGAAGTGACCACTCCAAACTTGAAAGGAGAGGACAAACGACCCCTTCAGGGGCCCAGAGAGTGGTCAGGCAGGCCCTGGCCCTGGTGTGGAAAGTGGAGACCCCACAGGAGGTGACCTCTAGGGACCCTGCccacccttcttccttcctcacgTCTGGATGTAGAAGGACTCCAGCTTCTTGAAGTCAGTACCAAAGCCTTTCTTCTTCATAAAGGCCTGGACATCTGGGTTGGACTTCCTGAATCCCAAGAGAAAACGAAGGTTGATTCCTTCAACATCTTCAAAGCCCAAAGCTTGGGGATTAGTCACCTGGCCTCCCACAACTTCCTTTTTCACCTGAAAAACTAAGCAACCGAGGATCCCAGAAGCCCCAAATATGGAAGGTGTGGCTGAACAAAGTTTTATGAAGGGGGCCATTGACATAGCAGAGAAAGGATGGGTCTGCACCTGAAGAGCTTTAAGTTCACACTCTCGAAGAGAATACATATTAGTCTCTCTGGACTAGACATGTGGCTCTGAGGTCTTGGCTAGGGCTCTGGCGCACTGGATTCTGGCTTCCCTCTCTAACCCCCCACACTGGGCACATATTCTGCTTTTCCcttaatatttattctttattccaCCTGGATACAAGCACTGCTGTCTGTCACCTGTTGCAGTTCCCTTGGCCCACAAGGTCTACATTTTGCTCACATTTCCTCTTGGAATGTATTTCCCTTCCTCCATGTCTCGAAAAAGCCAAACTATTTCCCTAGATCCAGCTCTAGTGCCCACTTCTCTAAGAAGCCCCTCAACCTCTTTTGAGCTAACTACATCTCAGGGTTTGGACCTTACAACTTTAACTAGACACTGTCATGTATTAGTCTCAAACTCATCTGTGTCTTGACTCTTCAACCTGTTTTAAGTCTTCAAAAGCagggattatttttctttatcctgTATTTTTCCAAGACAATTCTGTGCCAGAGCTGGTTTTTCCATAAATTTCTCAAGGATATGACAGAGCAAAGGGAGAGTTTCACATTTACAGTCTTGCCAAAATCAGGGAGGGCCTCTCTGTAGGTGGACAGAGGAAAAGCCCAAGACCTGAGCCATGTGGATTGAGACAGACTGCTGTCTCAGAGTTTAGCCCCTGAGGAGCACCTGAGACAGGTAGCCTCTCAGGGGCTAACCTCTATTCTGAGTAAGCAATTCATCAGGCTGGGATGGGAAGATCAAAGGGCTCATACCAGCAGGAGAAATCAACCTCATCTCCTCCAAGGTGAAGATAAAAATCTGGGAAGACAGAGCTGACCTCCAAGAAGAATGTGCTCATGAACTCATAGGTACTGTTGAGAATGGGATTCACTGGTCCAAAGGTGCCAGAGGGATGAGACCCAGAGTAGCAAGGAGTCAATAATCCAGGGGCACCTAAACCAACAGACAACCCCACACAAGTGTCACAAATACACAGACCCCCACACACAGTCATATACTTAAGGACATTAAGTCACAAAAAGTAGGATAATTGTGT is from Diceros bicornis minor isolate mBicDic1 chromosome 5, mDicBic1.mat.cur, whole genome shotgun sequence and encodes:
- the HEXA gene encoding beta-hexosaminidase subunit alpha isoform X2; amino-acid sequence: MMSRISSCLRLCGELSEFFINKTEIEDFPRFPHRGLLLDTSRHYLPLPSILNTLDVMAYNKFNVFHWHLVDDPSFPYESFTFPELTRKGSYNPATHIYTAQDVKEVIEYARLRGIRVLVEFDTPGHTQSWGPGAPGLLTPCYSGSHPSGTFGPVNPILNSTYEFMSTFFLEVSSVFPDFYLHLGGDEVDFSCWKSNPDVQAFMKKKGFGTDFKKLESFYIQTLLDIVSAYGKGYVVWQEVFDNKVKVRPDTIIQVWREEVPVNYMKELELVTNASFRALLSAPWYLNHITYGPDWEEVYMVEPQAFEGTPEQKALVIGGEACMWGEYVDSTNLVPRLWPRAGAVAERLWSSRLMTNLDFAFKRLADFRCVLLRRGVQAQPLSVGFCEQEFEET